A window from Dysidea avara chromosome 2, odDysAvar1.4, whole genome shotgun sequence encodes these proteins:
- the LOC136247025 gene encoding TNF receptor-associated factor 4-like gives MADNVSGGYRYQFVDSPPSYIMLCSLCKLPSRNPQLSLCCGELFCKPCLSSHNTKSCPHGCDEEFVTVPNKHIDRAIKNLAIFCTNSKKGCKWQGKLSSIDSHINGDSDDTGSCQFEDMTCPLSCGKTFQRRYASSHVETECPRREAECEYCHIKGEHDDIVDGEHFKLCRDTLSPCPNNCKIGSVPRKDKSEHMKVCPLEIIICEHHNVGCKHTFPRQNQEQHNKEMMEEHLLLTCETLGNAEDEYQAKIASVKKNAEERCKKLQMQLSNVTRQLEMLCSIWSIKINSMAVMSCSDQVAPVTFKISDFANKKSSKQRWRSPQFYSHNGGYTMVLTVNPAGDSLVLSSHISAYLHVVKGANDDKLVWPLKGRFIVKLLNQIEDKEHHPITFTYDVKTSSDKAKRVIQPGILSTGLGQTEFISHVNFHKSTTSCQYYKDDCVYFEVRKY, from the coding sequence ATGGCCGACAATGTTTCTGGCGGATACAGATACCAGTTCGTTGATTCCCCACCATCTTACATAATGCTGTGCAGCTTGTGTAAACTTCCCAGTAGAAACCCACAGCTTAGTTTATGTTGTGGTGAGCTGTTCTGTAAACCATGTTTGTCATCTCACAACACTAAGTCTTGTCCACACGGCTGTGATGAAGAGTTTGTGACAGTACCCAACAAACACATTGACAGAGCCATCAAGAACCTTGCTATTTTCTGTACAAATTCCAAGAAAGGCTGCAAGTGGCAAGGTAAACTGAGTTCAATTGATAGCCATATAAATGGTGATTCTGATGACACTGGTAGTTGCCAGTTTGAAGATATGACATGTCCTTTGAGTTGTGGGAAGACGTTTCAGCGACGATATGCATCTAGTCATGTTGAGACAGAGTGTCCACGACGTGAAGCAGAATGTGAATATTGCCACATTAAAGGAGAACATGACGACATTGTTGATGGCGAACACTTCAAACTTTGCCGTGATACCCTCTCCCCTTGtccaaacaactgtaaaattGGAAGTGTTCCTCGAAAAGACAAAAGTGAACACATGAAAGTTTGTCCACTTGAAATTATTATCTGTGAACATCACAACGTGGGGTGCAAGCATACTTTTCCACGTCAGAATCAGGAACAACACAACAAAGAAATGATGGAAGAACATTTGTTGCTGACTTGTGAAACACTGGGGAATGCTGAAGATGAGTATCAAGCAAAGATAGCCAGTGTCAAGAAGAATGCTGAGGAAAGATGTAAAAAGCTACAAATGCAATTAAGTAATGTAACAAGGCAATTGGAAATGCTGTGCTCTATTTGGAGTATCAAAATAAATTCCATGGCTGTGATGTCATGCAGTGATCAAGTAGCTcctgtaacttttaaaatttcagaTTTTGCTAATAAAAAGTCAAGCAAGCAACGATGGCGTAGTCCCCAGTTTTATAGCCACAATGGAGGCTATACAATGGTGCTTACAGTTAATCCTGCTGGTGACAGTTTAGTTCTGTCTAGTCACATTTCAGCCTATCTTCATGTAGTTAAAGGAGCGAATGATGACAAGCTGGTGTGGCCTCTTAAAGGAAGATTTATTGTAAAGCTCTTAAACCAAATTGAGGATAAAGAGCATCATCCAATAACATTCACGTATGACGTCAAAACATCTTCTGATAAAGCAAAGCGAGTTATACAACCAGGTATACTCTCTACTGGTCTGGGGCAAACAGAATTTATTAGTCATGTGAATTTCCACAAATCCACTACTAGTTGTCAATACTACAAAGATGATTGTGTATACTTTGAGGTGCGAAAGTATTAG
- the LOC136247023 gene encoding TNF receptor-associated factor 5-like isoform X2, whose protein sequence is MAESDWSKYQFVNTPPSMLTCCVCHNVSRDPQLSVCCGYLFCKSCLYNTTVCPMNCDKQFTVVPNKQVDRTIKALEVYCTNKPNMCRWQGALSKLDNHLVSCQFLWVKCSLGCDSMIPRQSVNIHMRDKCPCRPAVCQYCFTTGTHQYITDEHNEQCLSELVPCPNNCEIDGIPRRDKEKHKDVCPLTKVECPFHCIGCAELVARKDMKQHNKEQFYDHLFITNNELFKLQNEVEAGVNNTERNTAEKLDEIEIELNIAQKQLDGLFGIWNVRINAMAATKGSGEVAPVILKLANFSGSGSSVLRRRVSERACYSTPFFTHETGYKMFLKFTTLSVVRHVYYSVTLHLMKGPNDDHLSWPLKGKFEVVLLNQISDCAHRKTIVIYDSNTPVGKASRVTGNLVATFRTEGWGNMEFITHHDLHNVSSTCQFLKNDCLFFQICKLE, encoded by the coding sequence ATGGCAGAATCTGATTGGTCAAAATACCAGTTTGTGAACACACCACCATCAATGTTAACATGTTGTGTTTGTCATAATGTCAGTCGTGATCCTCAGCTCAGTGTGTGTTGTGGATATCTCTTCTGTAAGTCATGTCTCTATAACACCACAGTGTGTCCTATGAACTGTGATAAACAGTTTACTGTGGTCCCAAACAAACAAGTTGATCGTACTATTAAAGCTCTAGAGGTGTACTGTACTAACAAACCAAATATGTGCAGGTGGCAGGGAGCACTGTCCAAACTTGATAATCACCTTGTTAGCTGTCAATTTTTGTGGGTGAAATGTTCTCTTGGATGTGATTCCATGATACCAAGACAAAGTGTTAATATCCACATGAGAGACAAGTGTCCTTGTCGTCCTGCTGTCTGCCAGTACTGCTTTACTACAGGCACACACCAGTACATAACTGATGAACATAATGAACAATGTCTCAGTGAGTTGGTACCTTGTCCCAATAACTGTGAGATAGATGGCATCCCTCGTCGAGATAAGGAGAAGCACAAAGATGTCTGCCCTCTTACAAAAGTCGAATGTCCGTTTCATTGTATAGGCTGTGCAGAGCTGGTTGCCCGCAAAGATATGAAGCAGCATAATAAAGAGCAGTTTTATGACCACCTTTTCATCACCAATAATGAGCTattcaagttacagaatgaagtTGAAGCAGGTGTCAATAACACAGAAAGGAATACTGCAGAGAAATTGGATGAAATTGAAATAGAGCTTAACATTGCACAGAAGCAACTTGATGGCTTGTTTGGAATTTGGAATGTGAGGATAAATGCAATGGCAGCCACAAAGGGATCAGGAGAAGTAGCACCAGTGATATTAAAACTGGCCAATTTTTCTGGCAGTGGTAGTAGTGTCTTAAGAAGACGAGTGTCTGAACGGGCTTGTTACAGTACTCCATTCTTCACTCATGAAACAGGATACAAGATGTTTCTTAAATTCACCACCTTAAGTGTTGTCCGTCATGTTTACTATTCAGTCACACTTCACCTTATGAAGGGTCCCAATGATGATCATCTCAGTTGGCCACTGAAGGGAAAGTTTGAAGTAGTTTTGTTGAACCAAATCAGTGACTGTGCCCATCGTAAAACAATAGTAATATATGATAGCAATACACCAGTCGGTAAAGCAAGCAGAGTGACTGGAAATCTTGTTGCAACTTTCAGAACAGAAGGTTGGGGTAATATGGAGTTTATAACTCATCACGACCTCCACAATGTATCATCCACCTGTCAGTTTCTTAAAAATGACTGT
- the LOC136247023 gene encoding TNF receptor-associated factor 2-like isoform X1 gives MSLFLCTVMIIYITQFIGDIKMAESDWSKYQFVNTPPSMLTCCVCHNVSRDPQLSVCCGYLFCKSCLYNTTVCPMNCDKQFTVVPNKQVDRTIKALEVYCTNKPNMCRWQGALSKLDNHLVSCQFLWVKCSLGCDSMIPRQSVNIHMRDKCPCRPAVCQYCFTTGTHQYITDEHNEQCLSELVPCPNNCEIDGIPRRDKEKHKDVCPLTKVECPFHCIGCAELVARKDMKQHNKEQFYDHLFITNNELFKLQNEVEAGVNNTERNTAEKLDEIEIELNIAQKQLDGLFGIWNVRINAMAATKGSGEVAPVILKLANFSGSGSSVLRRRVSERACYSTPFFTHETGYKMFLKFTTLSVVRHVYYSVTLHLMKGPNDDHLSWPLKGKFEVVLLNQISDCAHRKTIVIYDSNTPVGKASRVTGNLVATFRTEGWGNMEFITHHDLHNVSSTCQFLKNDCLFFQICKLE, from the coding sequence ATGTCACTGTTTCTGTGTACTGTAATGATCATCTATATTACACAGTTTATAGGTGATATAAAGATGGCAGAATCTGATTGGTCAAAATACCAGTTTGTGAACACACCACCATCAATGTTAACATGTTGTGTTTGTCATAATGTCAGTCGTGATCCTCAGCTCAGTGTGTGTTGTGGATATCTCTTCTGTAAGTCATGTCTCTATAACACCACAGTGTGTCCTATGAACTGTGATAAACAGTTTACTGTGGTCCCAAACAAACAAGTTGATCGTACTATTAAAGCTCTAGAGGTGTACTGTACTAACAAACCAAATATGTGCAGGTGGCAGGGAGCACTGTCCAAACTTGATAATCACCTTGTTAGCTGTCAATTTTTGTGGGTGAAATGTTCTCTTGGATGTGATTCCATGATACCAAGACAAAGTGTTAATATCCACATGAGAGACAAGTGTCCTTGTCGTCCTGCTGTCTGCCAGTACTGCTTTACTACAGGCACACACCAGTACATAACTGATGAACATAATGAACAATGTCTCAGTGAGTTGGTACCTTGTCCCAATAACTGTGAGATAGATGGCATCCCTCGTCGAGATAAGGAGAAGCACAAAGATGTCTGCCCTCTTACAAAAGTCGAATGTCCGTTTCATTGTATAGGCTGTGCAGAGCTGGTTGCCCGCAAAGATATGAAGCAGCATAATAAAGAGCAGTTTTATGACCACCTTTTCATCACCAATAATGAGCTattcaagttacagaatgaagtTGAAGCAGGTGTCAATAACACAGAAAGGAATACTGCAGAGAAATTGGATGAAATTGAAATAGAGCTTAACATTGCACAGAAGCAACTTGATGGCTTGTTTGGAATTTGGAATGTGAGGATAAATGCAATGGCAGCCACAAAGGGATCAGGAGAAGTAGCACCAGTGATATTAAAACTGGCCAATTTTTCTGGCAGTGGTAGTAGTGTCTTAAGAAGACGAGTGTCTGAACGGGCTTGTTACAGTACTCCATTCTTCACTCATGAAACAGGATACAAGATGTTTCTTAAATTCACCACCTTAAGTGTTGTCCGTCATGTTTACTATTCAGTCACACTTCACCTTATGAAGGGTCCCAATGATGATCATCTCAGTTGGCCACTGAAGGGAAAGTTTGAAGTAGTTTTGTTGAACCAAATCAGTGACTGTGCCCATCGTAAAACAATAGTAATATATGATAGCAATACACCAGTCGGTAAAGCAAGCAGAGTGACTGGAAATCTTGTTGCAACTTTCAGAACAGAAGGTTGGGGTAATATGGAGTTTATAACTCATCACGACCTCCACAATGTATCATCCACCTGTCAGTTTCTTAAAAATGACTGT